A window of Vibrio gazogenes genomic DNA:
GAGACTCAGCCTCATAGATACTCGGTTAAAGCAATAATAAAACGCCCTTTTGGTAATCTAAAGAAAGTCACCTCGGATCTCAAAGTAAAACTTAAAGAAATTGACAATTCGGCGTTTACAGAAAATGAAGTCAGAATAGAAATATCTAAATCTATTTCAATCACTATCTCAAAACGTAATATTGATAGCGGCAATGGTTTCTTGCTGACGGGTATCATTGATTTAGATGCTGCTCACCATGATAAGGAGATAATGTTAGCAAGCATAAACTTTTGCCATACTTCGAAAGCAAAGAAAGTAGAGCCGTATTTTGAGCGCTATAAGGAATGGTGGTTGGTTCTATCGGATACAATTACGTACAACGGCAGTGATAAGTACATAGAGTATATCGCTAAAAATATTTGTAAATCACCGTTTAGCCGGATAATTATAGTAAACAGTCTCGATGGCAAGGTGGTATCAGAAATATAACAAGAGACTATGCCGTCAATAATTAATTTTCACCCATATTAGCGTCCCATTTGCTTCCGTCTCTGAGCATCGAATTTAGGATGACAACCATCTTTCTGATGCAGGCAATAATGGCTACTTTTTTGGGTTTTCCGGCAGCTAAAAGGCGTTGATAAGTTGTCTTAATGACTGGGTTAGATTGCAGAGCTGACATCATTGCCATATACAGAACAGTGCGTACTTGTGCTCGCCCTCCTTGGATGACTCGCTTACCTTTGTAGCGACCGCTTTCACGGCTCATGGGGGCAACACCGATGAGTGAAGCCGCTTGTTTATTGCTGATATAACCCAGTTCAGGAACGTTACTAATAATCGAGGCCGCACAGATTTTTCCAATGCCGGGGACGCTCTGTAAAATCTCATTTTTGGCTTGGTACTCTGGGATGATTCGAATCAGAGCGACGATGAGTTTTTCGAGTTTCTCAATCTGTGCTTCAAACACTTTCAGCACGGGATTGATGGTTGAAGCTAATGATTTCGGCATCGACTGCAGTCGGTTTTTCTCCATCGTCTGCATGGTCATTATTTGGTGACGCCGGGCCACTAACTCACTCATTAGACGCATAATTTCTGGTTTTAGCTGCGTGAGTTTCGGTTGGATAGCTTCGCTATAATGAGCGATAAGATTGGCGTCAAGCTTGTCAGTTTTGGCCCGACGGCCAATGGCTCCGGCAAAGCGTTTAATGTGGATTGGATTGGCAATGACAAAGGGCAATTGAGCTTGAGAGCAGGCGAGAATGAATGGCATTTCTAATCGCCCGGTTGCTTCGACAACGACCCGTTGAGGATGGTATTTTTTGATGGTTTGTACGGCTTCCTTGATGCCGTTTTCATCGTTAGAAACGGTGAAAAAAATATCAAGTGGACGGATGTAGATATCGAGTTTTGATTTGCCGGTATCAACACCGACATGAATGTTTTGAAGTGTGTTGGTATTCATAATAAGCTAACTCTTGCTTGCATAATGCGGGTTCGAGACCCAGAAGACTATTCGAGTGTGGTGCTTGGAGTCTATGCAGCGTTCGTTCTTGTTACCGGTCTCTCAATCGAGGATCCAACGCTGCATCGAACTGCTGCATAAAAAGCTTTAGTTGCTGCTAAAGCCTGGGTCTCACTTTACCCGAATTTAGATATTTATTATCCATACAAGCCAGTACAATTGACGCATTTAAGCGCAGCCGTTGTTGTTTGAAAATTTTTATACGTTTTAGTTTAGGTGTTCTGCGCAATTGACTGGAGCGTTAGTTTTCAATACGCATGGAGGATAATTAATGAGTACAGGAAATCAAATTGTAGAAAAGCGTTATAATGATCTACTTTCTTGGTATGAAGAGCATAAGAAACTCAGCCGTTGTTGTTATTACTTACTGCAAGTGACCGTGATTTTATTTAGTGTACTTACTCCTGTAGTAATGTTGGTTGATGAACTAAGCTCCATCTCTTGGCTTGCAGGCTTACTTCCTGCTATCGCCGCAATAGCTGCATCGATCCAAACTTTATTCAAATTTAACGAAACATGGATTTCTAGAGCAGAAGCCAGTGAGCGGTTAAAGTCTGAGTTTGTTTACTATCAGTCTCGTATTGGTCCTCTTTACTCATCTGATTTAGCTGAAGAGAAAGTAACAGCAAACTTTCTTGATCGAATTGAACAAATCAATAGATATGAACGAACTCTTTGGGTGTCGATTCAAGAAAAAGATCAAGCAAGTGAACTTAAAAACTAACAAGTTAATAAACAAGGACAAAATACGGCTGGCTATCTCGCTGCGCTCGTATTTTAGCCAACCAAATTTTGCCTGTTATTAAGGCGTTATGCTTATCTGTAGACGATGAACGGAGTTTGTTATGGCAAGACCGAAGACTAAAGAAGAGTTAATTCATCAAGCTGATGAGAGTTTTACAAAGCTATTTCGGTATATCGATTCAATGCCTGAAAGTGTGTTAAATACTGAATTTGATTTTTCCAGTGACAAGGGCAAAAAGGAATTACATTGGGCTCGCGACCGAAACCTGCGAGATGTATTGATACATCTGTACGAATGGCATCAGTTGTTACTGAAGTGGGTTAATTCAAACATGGCGGGACAGAAGGTAAGTTTTCTACCTGAACCATACAATTGGAAAACATACGGCCAAATGAACATTGAATTTTGGCAAAAGCACCAAGAAACAGAGTTATCGGCAGCAAAGCAATTGGTTCAGGAAAGTCATAAAGCGTCACTCGAGTTAGCTAAAAGTTTTACTAATGAGGCACTTTTCACTAAACAGTATTTCGATTGGACGGGCACAACAACGCTAGGAAGTTACTGTGTATCTGCGATGCCAAGCCACTATGATTGGGCGTTAAAAAAGCTCCGGGCTCACGCAAAAATGCATTCGTAAAAAGTACGCACTAACAAGCGATCAAGGTATCAACATACTTTTACTAATCCTTAGGGAAGAGTTCTAGAGTAGAAGAGCTATCACGGTCATGCCCAATTGTGAGTTACGATACCAGCCGGCCGATTGTATGATCTAGTCAGGGCGCGAGCATACTTCGTTCAATTCTTGTTCAAATGGTGAACGAGCTTAAGATGAAAATTTTTCAGTTCAACAAATATACGACGTGTTCATTATCCGATCGAATAAGTTAGTATGCTCTCACCCTGATGATCTCGTGGTGACTAACCAGCGGATATGTAAGATCGAGCATGAGTTACTACCACTTACCATGATAAACCGACACCATTCCCTTTGCAGCCAAGCTCGGATAAGCTAGTCTTTGATCTTCCGGACTTTATCAATGCCGCTCTGGCCCACGAATCAAGAAATCAACACCCATGAAATTTATCCATACTTCAGACTGGCACCTCGGCCGCCAGTTTCACAGCGTTTCACTGATTGCCGATCAAAAAGCCGTGTTGGCGCAATTGGTTGCTTTTATTGAGGAAAACCCGGTCGATGCGGTGATTGTTGCCGGTGATATCTATGATCGTTCCGTACCGCCAACGGTTGCCATCGAACTGTTGAATCAAGTCATCCATCAGATTTGCGGCACGCTGAATACACCCATGATTCTCATCCCGGGGAATCATGACGGTGCGGAGCGGCTCGGCTTCGGGGCTGAGCAGATGAAAAATGCCGGATTACACATTATCAGTGACTTTAAACAGATGCTGGAACCGGTCATCCTGCGGAGTCAATCTGCCGGTGAAGTCGCCTTCTATGGCATTCCTTACAGTGATCCTGAGACGGTTCGTGCAGCCTTTCAAACCTCAGTTACGACGCACGATGACGCCCATCAATTGCTGACCCGCAAAGTGCACGAGCACACCTCCCCCACCCAGAAACAGGTGCTCATCAGTCACTGTTTTGTCGATGGGGCGATTGAATCCGAGTCAGAAAGGCCGCTCTCTATCGGGGGCTCAGATCGGGTCAGTCATGAACACTTTATCGATTTCGATTATGTCGCCCTCGGCCATCTGCATCAGCCCCAGCAAAAAGGTGCGCCGTACATTCGCTACTCCGGCTCTTTAATGAAGTACAGCTTCAGTGAGCAGCATCAAAAGAAAGGATTCACACGGGTTGAATTCAATCAGGACGGTTTTGTGTCTGCCGAACATATCGAACTGACCGCGCCGCATGAAATGCGCATCCTCGAAGGTGAACTGAACACCATCCTCGAACAGGGCAAGACCGATCCGAAACATCTTGATTATCTGCTGGTCCGGTTGATGGATAAACACGCCATCCTCAATCCGATGGAAAAACTCCGCGCCGTCTATCCCAATGTGCTGCATTTAGAAAAACCGGGCATGTTAATTGGCGTGGAACAGGAGATGGCATCAGCCAGACTGTCACGCAGCGAGATTGACATGTTCCGTGATTTCTTTGTTGAAGTGCAAGACTGCAACTTATCGGCAGAACAAGATCGTGCTATCAGCGACATTATCAACCAACTCACCCGGCAGTAAGAGACTCGCATGACACCATTAAAACTGACAATGCAGGCCTTTGGCCCTTTTGCGCATACAGAACAGATTGATTTTACGCGGCTGGGGCGTCATCCGCTGTTTCTGATTAATGGCCCGACCGGTTCAGGAAAGACTTCGATTCTGGATGCGATCTGCTTTGCGCTGTATGGCGAAACCACCGGCAATGAACGTCAGGGCAACCAAATGCGCAGTGATCTCGCGAGTATAGACACCCCGACTGAAATCACCCTGACTTTTGCCCTGCATGATAAAGTCTATCGGGTCACCCGCAGCCCGGAACAACAAGTGCCCAAAAGCCGTGGTGAAGGAACCACCGTTCGCAAACACAGCGCAGCGCTGTACGACATCACGAACGAAGAAAAACTCATCACTGCCAAAACCGCACAGGTCAAAACCGATGTGACGGCTTTGATCGGCCTCAACGACACCCAGTTTCGTCAGGTCATGGTGCTGCCACAAGGTCAGTTCCGCGAGCTATTACTGGCCAGCTCTAAAGATCGGGAAGCCATTTTCGGCCAACTGTTTCAAACCGATATCTACAAAAAAATCGAGTTTGCACTCAAAGATAAGGCCAGCGATATCACTCAAGCTAAAAACGAATTCGATAACCAGATTCGCGGCGCATTACAAGTTGCAGGCGTCACCTCAGAGCAGGCACTGGACGAACAACAGGCTGAGCTTGCCCGACAACTCGAAGCGGCGCGTCATCAAGAGCAGAACACCCTATCGGCACTCAATCAGGCTAAATCCGAGATTCACAAGGCCCAAACGCTCAATCAGGATTTTGACCGATTCAGTCAGGCGCAATCCGCCCTGAACACGCATCTTGAACAAAGTGCGCACATGGCAGCCAAGCAACAACAACTTGATACCGCGCGCAATGCAGCCAAAATCCAGCTACCTTATGTCAATCGAATCAATGCAGCCAAGCAGACTGACGAGTTTCAGCAGAAAATCATCACTCAGGAGAAGGCTCGCACCACCGCGCAGACGGAACAACAGAATAAACAGGCCGCACTCGATGTCGCGACGGAACAAGCCAAGCAGATCCCTGAACTGAGCAAGGCGGTCTATCAGTTAGAAAGCCTCAAAACCAAATTGACTGAAAAGCAGGCGCTCGAAGCAAAAATCGCGGAACATATCAACCAAAAACAAAAGCTTGAGACCACTCAGACCCAATATCTTGCCCATAAAGAAAAATTGGTTCGCGAAGCCGAGCAAGCCCGCCAAGCATTGGAGAAAGCGCAAACTGAAGTGGCTGAAAAACCAGTGATTGAAGCTGATATTGCCCGAATGCAGCGTTTAGCCACGGATCTCAATCAACTGGAAACCCTCAGAAAACAGCATCAGCAAGCACTCGAACAGACACCGCAAAAGGCGGCAGCGGTCGAACAAGCACAGCAAGATTTTACTGCGGCGCAGCAACAAGCCGATCGGCTAGAAATGCAATGGCACAGTGCGCAAGCAGCCATTCTTGCTCAGAAACTTCAGCCCGGAGAAGCGTGTCCGGTCTGCGGCAGTTGTGATCACCCGTCCCCCGCACTGTTGACCGAGACTGAAGTGACCAAAGCGCACATCCAGCAAGCCCGCGCAGAACAGCAACAGGCATGGCAACACTATCATCAACGCTCAGCACAGCTTGACCAACACCAGACACTCATTAGCCAAACCGAGCAACGCCTGAATGAGTTCACCACACAACTCGGTGAACAAGCCTCGATTCAACCGGCACAGCTCCAGCAAGATTTACAGGCCAAACATGACCGTCTGCAATATCTATCCACCCTCAATCTAGAACAAATGGCGCAAGCCGTCACAACGCTCAACCAACGCTGCGAAGCCGGAGAACACAAACTGACCGAACTCCAGCAACAAATGGTTGTCAACGATTCACGGTTGAGTACCAGTCAGGAGCAATTGCGTCAGCTCAGTGAATCAATTGACCCTAAACATGACAGCGTCACTAAGGTCAATCAGGAAATTGCGGCAACCCAGCAGCAAATCGACACGCTCAATCAAACATTCACGACCGCACAGACTGAACTGCAACAAGCAACACTGACCTATGCGAACCTTAACAGCCAGATCACAACCAATCAGGAGTTACTGCAACAGGCCAAAACACGCCTGACCACAGCAGAAGCTGAATGGCACCAAGCGTTGGCTGCAAGTCATTTTAACGATGAGCAACACTACCTCGACAGTCAACGCACCGAGCAGGAGATTCAGCGCTGGCAACAAGAGCTGGATGAATTCAAACAGACACAAACCCGCTTGGAACAGACGCTGGCTGACTTAACGACAACTTTAAAAGATGCCCA
This region includes:
- a CDS encoding IS110 family transposase gives rise to the protein MNTNTLQNIHVGVDTGKSKLDIYIRPLDIFFTVSNDENGIKEAVQTIKKYHPQRVVVEATGRLEMPFILACSQAQLPFVIANPIHIKRFAGAIGRRAKTDKLDANLIAHYSEAIQPKLTQLKPEIMRLMSELVARRHQIMTMQTMEKNRLQSMPKSLASTINPVLKVFEAQIEKLEKLIVALIRIIPEYQAKNEILQSVPGIGKICAASIISNVPELGYISNKQAASLIGVAPMSRESGRYKGKRVIQGGRAQVRTVLYMAMMSALQSNPVIKTTYQRLLAAGKPKKVAIIACIRKMVVILNSMLRDGSKWDANMGEN
- a CDS encoding ClbS/DfsB family four-helix bundle protein, encoding MARPKTKEELIHQADESFTKLFRYIDSMPESVLNTEFDFSSDKGKKELHWARDRNLRDVLIHLYEWHQLLLKWVNSNMAGQKVSFLPEPYNWKTYGQMNIEFWQKHQETELSAAKQLVQESHKASLELAKSFTNEALFTKQYFDWTGTTTLGSYCVSAMPSHYDWALKKLRAHAKMHS
- a CDS encoding DUF4231 domain-containing protein; amino-acid sequence: MSTGNQIVEKRYNDLLSWYEEHKKLSRCCYYLLQVTVILFSVLTPVVMLVDELSSISWLAGLLPAIAAIAASIQTLFKFNETWISRAEASERLKSEFVYYQSRIGPLYSSDLAEEKVTANFLDRIEQINRYERTLWVSIQEKDQASELKN
- a CDS encoding SbcC/MukB-like Walker B domain-containing protein; the encoded protein is MTPLKLTMQAFGPFAHTEQIDFTRLGRHPLFLINGPTGSGKTSILDAICFALYGETTGNERQGNQMRSDLASIDTPTEITLTFALHDKVYRVTRSPEQQVPKSRGEGTTVRKHSAALYDITNEEKLITAKTAQVKTDVTALIGLNDTQFRQVMVLPQGQFRELLLASSKDREAIFGQLFQTDIYKKIEFALKDKASDITQAKNEFDNQIRGALQVAGVTSEQALDEQQAELARQLEAARHQEQNTLSALNQAKSEIHKAQTLNQDFDRFSQAQSALNTHLEQSAHMAAKQQQLDTARNAAKIQLPYVNRINAAKQTDEFQQKIITQEKARTTAQTEQQNKQAALDVATEQAKQIPELSKAVYQLESLKTKLTEKQALEAKIAEHINQKQKLETTQTQYLAHKEKLVREAEQARQALEKAQTEVAEKPVIEADIARMQRLATDLNQLETLRKQHQQALEQTPQKAAAVEQAQQDFTAAQQQADRLEMQWHSAQAAILAQKLQPGEACPVCGSCDHPSPALLTETEVTKAHIQQARAEQQQAWQHYHQRSAQLDQHQTLISQTEQRLNEFTTQLGEQASIQPAQLQQDLQAKHDRLQYLSTLNLEQMAQAVTTLNQRCEAGEHKLTELQQQMVVNDSRLSTSQEQLRQLSESIDPKHDSVTKVNQEIAATQQQIDTLNQTFTTAQTELQQATLTYANLNSQITTNQELLQQAKTRLTTAEAEWHQALAASHFNDEQHYLDSQRTEQEIQRWQQELDEFKQTQTRLEQTLADLTTTLKDAQRPDLTALDAALTQTQQTYADARQQLDAIYSTFERLEKVRQDITQLHAKNAKLEQEYQVYGTLYDVASGRTGSRVSLHRFVLGVLLDDVLIQASQRLSLMSKGRYTLVRKTEGFKGIAGRGLDLVVEDGYTGKNRDVATLSGGESFMAALALALGLSDVVQSYSGGIRLETLFIDEGFGSLDPESLDLAIQTLVDLQQTGRMIGIISHVADLKEQMALRIDVEPSLTGSTVKVHH
- a CDS encoding exonuclease SbcCD subunit D yields the protein MKFIHTSDWHLGRQFHSVSLIADQKAVLAQLVAFIEENPVDAVIVAGDIYDRSVPPTVAIELLNQVIHQICGTLNTPMILIPGNHDGAERLGFGAEQMKNAGLHIISDFKQMLEPVILRSQSAGEVAFYGIPYSDPETVRAAFQTSVTTHDDAHQLLTRKVHEHTSPTQKQVLISHCFVDGAIESESERPLSIGGSDRVSHEHFIDFDYVALGHLHQPQQKGAPYIRYSGSLMKYSFSEQHQKKGFTRVEFNQDGFVSAEHIELTAPHEMRILEGELNTILEQGKTDPKHLDYLLVRLMDKHAILNPMEKLRAVYPNVLHLEKPGMLIGVEQEMASARLSRSEIDMFRDFFVEVQDCNLSAEQDRAISDIINQLTRQ